Genomic segment of Octadecabacter arcticus 238:
GGTCTTGCGGCTGCTGGAGACCTTCGAGATGGGGGACCTGCACATCGCCATCAAAAACGCGCTGCGCATGGGCGCAATTGGCTTTGATGCCGTCAAACATCTTGTGCTTTGCCAAGTCGAGCAGCGGCCACCCAAGCTGGATCTGGATGTCTATCCCTATCTGCCCAAGGCCAATGTCGGCACAACATCTGCAGCCAGTTACATGTCCTTGATGCGGGGGCAATCAGCATGACTGAAGCTCCCCAAATCCTTCTGGACCACCGCCTCAAATCGCTGCGGCTGCCGACCGTTCTGCGGGAATACAGCAAACTGGCCAAGCAAGCCGCAGCCGAGGGACTGGACCATGTGCAATTCCTTGCACGTCTAATCGAACTGGAGATGATTGACCGGGAACGCAGGATGATCGAGCGCAGGATCAAAGCCGCAAAGTTCCCAGCCGTTAAAAGTCTGGACAGCTTCGATTTCAAGGCGATCCCCGCCCTGAACAAGATGCAGGTGCTGGAGTTGGCGCGTTGCGAATGGATCGAACGGCGTGAGAATGTCATCTCGCTTGGCCCCTCGGGCACCGGCAAGACCCATGTCGCCTTGGGCCTTGGCCTATCAGCATGCCAGAAAGGCATGTCCGTTGGATTTGTCACCGCCGCCGCACTCGTCCATGAGCTGATGGAGGCCAGAGACGAACGCAGACTGCTACGGCTTCAAAAGCAGATGGTGGGTTACAAGCTGCTGATCATCGACGAGTTGGGCTTTGTGCCACTGAGCAAAACCGGCGCTGAGCTGCTGTTTGAATTGATCTCCCAACGCTACGAGCGCGGATCCACGCTAATCACAAGCAACCTGCCATTCGACGAATGGACAGAAACATTTGGGTCAGAACGCCTGACAGGCGCACTCCTCGACCGCCTGACCCACCACGTCAACATCCTAGAGATGAATGGCGAAAGCTACCGCCTTGGTCAGAGTAAGGCGCGTCAGGCAACGCCCAAAACCTGAACCTCAATCAGCATAGATTGGCCCTGACGGGCCAAAGCATCCGGGCAAACGCCAGCTATATGACAAGCGCGGCTGCCCGGATGCTGGCGCTCGTCTATAC
This window contains:
- the istB gene encoding IS21-like element helper ATPase IstB, with the translated sequence MTEAPQILLDHRLKSLRLPTVLREYSKLAKQAAAEGLDHVQFLARLIELEMIDRERRMIERRIKAAKFPAVKSLDSFDFKAIPALNKMQVLELARCEWIERRENVISLGPSGTGKTHVALGLGLSACQKGMSVGFVTAAALVHELMEARDERRLLRLQKQMVGYKLLIIDELGFVPLSKTGAELLFELISQRYERGSTLITSNLPFDEWTETFGSERLTGALLDRLTHHVNILEMNGESYRLGQSKARQATPKT